In Aedes albopictus strain Foshan chromosome 3, AalbF5, whole genome shotgun sequence, the following are encoded in one genomic region:
- the LOC109402638 gene encoding uncharacterized protein LOC109402638, which produces MELVNQYNWLVLNDGQSTFVPVQLNRRSTAIDVSLCSADLYGELQWTVLEYGVGSEHMAIQIAANHEQSSKGDKWIYNRKKIYDQLTTLDHTEVRSWEDLTGKVQRIYKNSRKRDKRTPKYWWSPEVEEAWKTKTQARREFNKVGSLENLIKFKKASALFQRRKKVEKEAKWKEFVEQISPLTSSKELWQKIGRLTGKKAHRKENNLLLDDSELAEKFLDLHFGQNNQVDTSGLGGSFATYDILDEPRWKNIIESKNSNSAPGEDKITYGMLRQLQPEVVQILLEDLNGQWRRGYPGEMLKTIKVVAIPKIGKDQSTLEGKRPISLVPTCTKVVNTAVLEELKVVLEARNILPPKSFGFRKGLSTNTCVSYVINKIMGNRRDGNLTSIIFVDLSNAFCSVKVDTLQKIMSENRVPSELNCWITNFLMNRKIVLQTNDKKLTRIISEGLPQGDVLSPTLFNVYTAQMHEIQVDGVELVQYADDFGIIVTAKSVEMLETKGQAYLDSFVETATTLNLTINPEKTKTILFQASNKSLDYKINGTVIETVRSHGYLGVVLDRSLTFGRHTKELKEKVNDRLNMVKVISGVKAGGHPETMLNIHKALIRSTLEYGSTVYNNAAKTNLTGLGVINNQSLRKATGCTKSTPLNTLLAISGLESLAIRHDYIAGKEIARNIAQQTAVGQQLIGTAIRNNTEENKISFMEKVFFKHFQMFDAIMPIIRKCPQYPGVTISPSLEGLIMSKGNTNPQRLKQLVLYAFNGTYKGRTRIFTDASKEGRKCGIGVYVERTNKRISFRLANEVSTTGAELIAIRVAMDIVEDDQLTDAVIYTDSRSACEILELARGQNEREELLDDILRKAIQWGVSLQWIPSHVGVNGNELADHLAKRGTTDGQVFLQNKISYKDAYWILKSNKASRTDEWYKEYAKDKGQKFFQIQQDFKLKPWFVGLNLTSQQIRLLNRLMAGHDWSKFWRHKMKLTDSPDCETCGELETAEHLILHCTKYQNMRAKYTFGHFTKLIDLFKTKNLKMYEEVTDFVKEAALDL; this is translated from the coding sequence ATGGAGTTGGTGAACCAATACAACTGGCTGGTTCTGAACGACGGACAGAGCACATTTGTACCCGTACAACTGAACAGACGAAGCACAGCAATTGACGTATCACTCTGCTCTGCCGATCTGTACGGAGAGCTCCAATGGACGGTACTGGAGTATGGAGTGGGTAGCGAGCACATGGCGATACAAATCGCTGCGAATCACGAGCAGTCATCAAAAGGAGACAAATGGATATACAACAGGAAGAAAATTTACGACCAACTAACGACCTTGGACCACACGGAGGTTCGCTCCTGGGAAGATCTAACTGGAAAGGTGCAACGAATCTACAAGAATAGCAGAAAACGTGATAAACGGACGCCGAAATACTGGTGGTCACCGGAGGTAGAGGAAGCGTGGAAAACGAAAACCCAAGCAAGAAGAGAATTCAACAAAGTTGGCAGTttggaaaatttgataaaattcaaaaaagcGTCGGCTCTATTCCAGAGGCGGAAGAAGGTGGAAAAGGAAGCCAAGTGGAAGGAATTCGTAGAACAAATAAGTCCATTAACCAGTTCCAAAGAACTTTGgcagaaaatcgggaggctaacaGGCAAAAAAGCCCACAGGAAGGAAAATAATTTGCTTTTGGACGACTCGGAGTTAGCAGAAAAGTTTCTGGATCTACATTTTGGTCAAAACAACCAGGTAGATACGAGCGGTCTAGGAGGATCGTTTGCTACCTACGACATTCTCGATGAACCAAGGTGGAAAAACATTATCGAATCTAAAAATTCGAACTCTGCACCCGGAGAAGACAAGATTACGTACGGAATGCTTCGACAATTGCAACCTGAGGTAGTGCAGATACTACTGGAGGATCTCAACGGACAATGGCGAAGAGgttatcctggagaaatgctgaaAACAATAAAGGTCGTGGCCATTCCAAAAATCGGAAAGGATCAGTCGACGTTAGAGGGAAAACGACCAATATCCCTGGTTCCAACTTGTACCAAAGTTGTAAATACAGCGGTATTGGAAGAGCTTAAAGTCGTTTTGGAAGCTAGGAATATACTTCCACCAAAATCATTTGGATTCCGTAAAGGGTTGTCCACAAACACATGTGTGTCATATGTCATCAACAAGATCATGGGAAACAGGAGAGATGGAAATCTGACGAGTATCATATTTGTGGACCTCAGCAACGCTTTCTGCAGCGTCAAGGTGGACACATTGCAGAAGATCATGTCGGAGAATCGAGTCCCCTCGGAATTAAACTGTTGGATCACGAATTTCCTTATGAATAGGAAAATAGTGCTCCAAACAAATGACAAAAAGTTGACAAGAATCATAAGCGAAGGACTTCCACAAGGGGATGTCCTGTCTCCCACGCTTTTCAACGTATATACGGCCCAAATGCACGAAATTCAAGTCGATGGAGTAGAGTTGGTCCAATATGCCGATGATTTCGGCATTATTGTCACGGCTAAATCAGTGGAAATGTTGGAAACAAAAGGTCAAGCATACCTGGACAGTTTTGTGGAAACAGCAACTACCCTCAACCTAACAATTAACCCTGAAAAAACCAAAACAATTCTTTTCCAAGCAAGCAACAAATCACTCGATTATAAAATAAACGGGACAGTTATAGAAACTGTCAGGTCCCATGGTTATTTAGGTGTAGTACTGGACAGATCACTCACATTTGGACGACACACAAAGGAGCTAAAAGAAAAGGTTAACGACAGACTCAACATGGTTAAGGTGATCAGCGGAGTTAAGGCTGGTGGACATCCGGAAACGATGCTGAACATCCACAAAGCATTAATTCGAAGCACTTTGGAGTATGGATCTACGGTGTACAACAATGCAGCAAAAACGAACTTAACTGGACTAGGAGTCATCAACAATCAGAGCCTTCGAAAAGCAACAGGATGCACGAAAAGTACACCATTAAACACACTTCTGGCTATATCTGGGCTGGAGTCCTTGGCGATTAGACACGACTACATAGCGGGAAAAGAGATAGCACGGAACATCGCACAACAAACGGCAGTTGGACAACAGCTTATCGGAACAGCAATCAGAAATAACACAGAAGAAAATAAGATCAGctttatggaaaaagttttcttcaaacatttccagATGTTTGACGCTATAATGCCCATAATAAGAAAATGTCCACAATACCCCGGTGTCACAATCAGTCCAAGTTTGGAAGGACTGATAATGTCAAAGGGAAACACAAATCCACAACGACTCAAACAACTCGTACTCTACGCATTCAACGGGACATACAAAGGACGAACAAGGATTTTCACCGACGCTTCTAAGGAAGGGCGGAAATGCGGAATCGGAGTATACGTAGAAAGAACAAACAAGAGGATCTCCTTTAGGCTCGCAAACGAGGTGAGCACCACAGGAGCTGAGCTGATAGCAATCAGAGTGGCCATGGATATCGTAGAGGATGACCAACTGACGGATGCGGTAATTTACACGGACTCCCGATCCGCGTGTGAGATCTTGGAACTAGCGAGAGGACAGAATGAACGAGAAGAACTACTGGACGACATCCTAAGAAAGGCGATTCAATGGGGAGTATCCTTACAATGGATACCCAGCCACGTTGGAGTGAACGGCAACGAACTAGCGGACCATTTAGCGAAAAGAGGTACCACGGACGGCCAAGTctttcttcaaaataaaatatcgtACAAGGACGCATACTGGATCCTGAAAAGTAACAAAGCATCAAGAACAGACGAGTGGTATAAAGAGTATGCTAAGGACAAAgggcagaagttcttccaaatacAACAGGACTTCAAGCTAAAGCCATGGTTTGTTGGGCTAAACTTAACTAGCCAACAGATCCGCCTCCTTAATCGATTAATGGCTGGCCACGACTGGTCAAAATTCTGGAGACACAAGATGAAACTAACTGATAGCCCTGACTGTGAAACTTGTGGTGAACTAGAAACAGCCGAACACCTAATTCTGCACTGTACAAAGTATCAAAATATGCGTGCCAAATACACTTTTGGACATTTCACCAAGCTAATCGATTTGTTCAAAACAAAAAACTTGAAGATGTATGAAGAAGTTACGGATTTCGTGAAGGAAGCAGCTTTGGATTTGTGA